The window CCATGGAGGACATCAACCTTCATTTCACCGGCGATCTTCATGCCGTCGCCGCTGCCAACAATCTACTGGCCGCCATGTTGGATAATCACATTTATCAGGGAAACGGATTGCGCCTGGACACGAGGCGCATCACCTGGAGAAGATGCCTGGACATGAACGACCGGCAGCTTCGTTTCATGGTCAACGGTCTGGGTGGCCTGGTCAACGGTGTGCCCAGAGAAGATGGGTTTGACATCACCGCCGCTTCGGAGATCATGGCGGTGCTGTGTCTCGCTGCGGATGTGACGGATCTGAAAAAACGTCTGGCCGATATCATTGTGGGGTACACCTTTGACGAAAAACCCGTCACCGCGAGAGATATAAACGCCCAGGGAGCATTGGCCGCTTTGTTGAGAGACGCGCTCAAGCCGAATCTGGTGCAGACGCTGGAACATACGCCGGCGTTCGTGCATGGAGGCCCCTTCGGCAATATTGCTCACGGATGCAACTCGATCATGGCCACGCGGATGGCGCTGGCACTGGGCGATTACGCGGTCACCGAAGCCGGGTTCGGATCCGATCTCGGCGCAGAGAAATTTTTCAACATCAAGTGTCGCTGGGCGGGGTTGACGCCCTCGGCAGTCGTGGTGGTCGCCACCGTGCGGGCGTTGAAACATCACGGAGGCGTGGGCAAAGCCGATTGGGAGAAAGAAAATCCTGGAGCGGTGGAAAAAGGCATGCCGAATTTGCTCCGTCATGTTGAGAATATCACCGGGCTGTTCGGCCTACCGTGCGTGGTCGCGATCAACCGGTTTCCGTCTGACACGGAGGCAGAGATCGCCGTGATCAAGGAACAATGCAGCCGGCAGGGTGTCGCGGCGGAACCGGCAGAGGTTTGGGCCAAAGGGGGCGAGGGCGGCAGGGCGCTTGCTGAAGAGGTCGTCCGTTTGTGCGAACAGCCGAACCATTTCAAACAGCTCTACGATCTGGACATGAGCATCGAGAAGAAAATCGAGACCATCGTATATAAAATCTATCATGGCAGCAAGGTGGAATTCACCGCCAACGCCAAAAAACAGGCCGCCCAGTTCACTGCCCTGGGACTGGACCGGCTTCCTATCTGCATGGCAAAAACCCAGTACAGCCTGTCGGATAATCCCGCGCTATTAGGCGCGCCGGAGGGGTTCACCGTGACGGTGAGAAACCTGAAAATGTCCTCCGGCGCCGGCTTCATCGTCGTCCTGACCGGCGACATCATGACCATGCCCGGTCTGCCGAAAGTACCCTCTGCTGAAAAAATCGATGTGGACGCTGCGGGCAAGATCAGCGGA is drawn from bacterium and contains these coding sequences:
- a CDS encoding formate--tetrahydrofolate ligase, which translates into the protein MRFKPDIEIAQAAALKPIAEIAAGVGINETYIEQFGKYKAKIDYRFLDEAAGKNGKLILVSAMTPTPAGEGKTTITVGLADGLQRIGKKAVVALREPSLGPVFGIKGGAAGGGYAQVVPMEDINLHFTGDLHAVAAANNLLAAMLDNHIYQGNGLRLDTRRITWRRCLDMNDRQLRFMVNGLGGLVNGVPREDGFDITAASEIMAVLCLAADVTDLKKRLADIIVGYTFDEKPVTARDINAQGALAALLRDALKPNLVQTLEHTPAFVHGGPFGNIAHGCNSIMATRMALALGDYAVTEAGFGSDLGAEKFFNIKCRWAGLTPSAVVVVATVRALKHHGGVGKADWEKENPGAVEKGMPNLLRHVENITGLFGLPCVVAINRFPSDTEAEIAVIKEQCSRQGVAAEPAEVWAKGGEGGRALAEEVVRLCEQPNHFKQLYDLDMSIEKKIETIVYKIYHGSKVEFTANAKKQAAQFTALGLDRLPICMAKTQYSLSDNPALLGAPEGFTVTVRNLKMSSGAGFIVVLTGDIMTMPGLPKVPSAEKIDVDAAGKISGLF